A single genomic interval of Halobacillus halophilus DSM 2266 harbors:
- a CDS encoding YlaH-like family protein — protein MADNTTLTVPSDLWPIADFFFQGLGNEVNMNDESEVGMLFRSFLLLYLTTVILAIITFKLGFARKLPLMKTVVVYAVLIIGTFLLTLILGLNLPLPESLMVAAVIMGVYRLRLHRERKEKQS, from the coding sequence ATGGCAGATAACACAACATTGACCGTCCCTAGTGATTTATGGCCTATCGCTGATTTCTTTTTTCAGGGCCTCGGCAATGAAGTCAATATGAATGATGAATCGGAAGTAGGGATGTTATTTCGTTCCTTTTTGCTTTTATACTTAACCACTGTAATTCTGGCTATTATTACATTTAAACTGGGTTTTGCAAGGAAACTGCCGCTTATGAAAACGGTAGTTGTTTATGCAGTACTAATTATCGGCACATTTCTGTTGACGTTGATTTTAGGTTTGAACCTGCCCCTGCCAGAAAGTTTAATGGTAGCTGCGGTGATCATGGGTGTTTACAGGTTGCGCCTGCACCGGGAACGAAAAGAGAAACAATCCTAA
- a CDS encoding inositol monophosphatase family protein, with amino-acid sequence MDIQRKEELFEQAKQWILEAGSHIRDHIDAPRSIETKSNPNDLVTEMDQQTEQFFADKIRANYPDHLLLGEEGFGDSLEDLKGTIWIVDPIDGTMNFVHQKRNFAISIGIYEDGVGEIGLIYNVMEDVLYSVKRGQGVFKNEKQLPEHNDSRPLKESILTLNTTWLIPENPHVEHDSIQELVKTIRSTRSYGSAALELAFVAEGIVDGYLTMTLMPWDYAAGAIMVQEVGGTVTRADKGELDLLNSTTVLACRSNIYDEIIDDYVQLKTKESDR; translated from the coding sequence ATGGATATACAAAGAAAAGAAGAGCTTTTTGAACAAGCTAAGCAATGGATATTGGAAGCAGGCTCCCATATTCGAGACCATATCGATGCTCCAAGGTCGATTGAGACGAAATCGAATCCTAATGACTTAGTAACGGAAATGGATCAGCAGACAGAACAGTTTTTCGCCGATAAAATAAGAGCCAACTATCCCGACCATTTGTTATTAGGAGAAGAAGGTTTTGGGGATTCTCTTGAAGATTTAAAAGGAACCATTTGGATTGTTGATCCAATAGACGGTACGATGAACTTTGTTCATCAAAAACGAAATTTTGCGATCTCGATTGGTATATATGAAGATGGGGTTGGAGAGATTGGGCTGATTTATAATGTTATGGAGGACGTGCTGTATTCAGTTAAAAGAGGACAAGGAGTCTTTAAAAACGAAAAACAGCTTCCTGAGCATAACGATTCGAGACCACTCAAGGAATCCATTCTTACATTAAATACCACGTGGTTGATTCCTGAAAATCCACATGTGGAGCATGATAGCATTCAGGAATTAGTTAAGACCATTCGGAGTACACGCTCTTATGGTTCAGCTGCTCTTGAATTAGCCTTTGTAGCCGAAGGCATTGTGGATGGGTATTTGACTATGACACTGATGCCGTGGGATTATGCGGCTGGTGCCATCATGGTACAGGAAGTAGGCGGAACCGTTACACGTGCGGACAAGGGTGAGCTTGATCTTTTAAATTCAACTACTGTTTTAGCATGCCGCTCCAATATATATGACGAAATTATCGATGACTATGTACAGCTCAAAACAAAAGAAAGCGACCGCTAA
- the ftsW gene encoding putative lipid II flippase FtsW, translated as MIRHLKTYDFSLLFAPIALVAFGTVMIYSASMVYGPIRFDVASNHFLIKQLQWFGIGLFLMITVSLIPYRHWKRLSKLAVLLMILLLGGLFFFGSEVNNAVSWYNLGFMNFQPAEFVKVGLIIYLSSVFAKKQRYITHFSKAVVPPLILTSVILGLIIRQPDIGSAAVIGLIASLIIMSSGIRGKHILFLVGVTVAILVVGGSQMVTDERLERFSGAYQPFESPDEDGYHLIQSYVAIGTGGLLGEGIGQGVQKLGYLPEPHTDFIMAVIAEELGFIGVAITVGLLGLIVLRGLYISSKCRDAFGALLAIGISSMVAIQTMINLGAMSGLLPITGVTLPFVSYGGSSLIILMFAIGILNNIARTVKAKEEEDEEYEVPEQTSTNRYRTNGGVRSWQN; from the coding sequence ATGATTCGACATTTAAAAACGTATGATTTTAGCTTATTATTTGCCCCTATTGCTTTGGTAGCTTTCGGCACCGTCATGATTTACAGTGCAAGTATGGTTTATGGACCGATCCGGTTTGATGTCGCCAGTAACCACTTTCTTATCAAACAGCTGCAATGGTTTGGAATTGGTCTGTTTCTGATGATTACCGTTTCTTTAATCCCTTACCGGCACTGGAAGCGCCTGTCGAAGCTCGCAGTACTCCTCATGATTCTATTACTTGGAGGCTTATTTTTCTTTGGGTCTGAAGTGAATAATGCTGTGTCCTGGTATAACTTAGGGTTTATGAACTTTCAGCCGGCTGAGTTTGTTAAAGTTGGGCTGATTATTTACCTTTCTTCTGTGTTTGCAAAGAAACAGCGGTACATTACCCATTTTTCAAAAGCCGTCGTTCCCCCGCTTATTTTAACGAGTGTGATCCTCGGGCTGATTATAAGACAGCCGGATATTGGTTCAGCTGCTGTTATCGGATTAATTGCGAGTCTTATCATTATGAGTTCTGGGATTCGTGGAAAACATATATTGTTTTTAGTTGGTGTAACGGTCGCCATCCTTGTGGTAGGCGGTTCGCAAATGGTAACAGATGAACGACTGGAGCGCTTCTCAGGAGCTTATCAGCCTTTTGAGTCACCAGATGAGGATGGCTATCATTTGATACAATCTTACGTAGCTATTGGAACTGGAGGACTACTGGGTGAGGGGATCGGCCAGGGGGTCCAGAAACTGGGCTACTTACCAGAGCCTCATACTGATTTCATTATGGCTGTGATTGCAGAAGAGCTTGGGTTTATTGGAGTTGCAATTACTGTGGGACTTTTAGGACTGATTGTTTTAAGAGGGCTTTACATTTCTTCAAAATGCCGTGATGCATTCGGTGCACTGCTCGCCATTGGCATTTCTTCGATGGTTGCGATACAGACCATGATTAACCTCGGAGCCATGAGCGGACTATTGCCGATTACAGGAGTTACACTTCCATTTGTAAGCTACGGAGGTTCATCTCTGATCATTCTCATGTTTGCGATCGGGATCTTGAATAATATTGCCCGGACTGTTAAAGCGAAGGAAGAAGAGGACGAGGAGTACGAAGTGCCTGAGCAGACGAGTACGAATCGATACAGGACTAATGGAGGAGTGAGATCGTGGCAGAACTAA
- a CDS encoding YktB family protein: MTNFKGFTQRDFDVFTIPGLENRMEALKEHISPKLEAIASELAPDATAMTGDEMFVHVARHARRKTNPPNDTWAALASNKRGYKKLPHFQIGLWETHVFIWFAVIYESPIKENYADTLQSHKKEIMNHIPDHFVWSGDHTKPEAISHGEVDSDKFDAMTDRLKNVKKAEILCGQQIERNDSRLKDPEGFINLCRDTFQTLEPLYRYTKKLD; the protein is encoded by the coding sequence ATGACTAATTTTAAAGGGTTTACCCAAAGAGATTTCGACGTTTTCACCATTCCGGGACTTGAAAATCGCATGGAAGCTTTAAAGGAGCATATTTCTCCCAAGCTAGAAGCAATTGCCTCCGAGCTTGCTCCCGATGCAACGGCGATGACCGGGGATGAGATGTTTGTACATGTTGCACGCCACGCGAGGCGTAAAACGAATCCTCCAAATGATACATGGGCGGCATTAGCTTCGAACAAGCGAGGCTATAAAAAACTTCCCCACTTCCAAATAGGCTTGTGGGAAACGCACGTATTTATCTGGTTTGCAGTGATATATGAAAGTCCTATTAAAGAAAATTATGCGGATACGCTACAATCTCATAAGAAAGAAATTATGAACCATATTCCTGATCACTTTGTCTGGTCTGGGGATCACACCAAGCCTGAGGCCATCTCTCACGGTGAAGTGGATTCTGATAAATTTGATGCCATGACCGACAGACTCAAGAATGTTAAGAAAGCAGAGATCCTGTGTGGCCAGCAAATCGAGCGGAATGATTCCAGACTTAAGGATCCTGAGGGTTTCATAAATCTTTGTAGAGATACGTTCCAAACTCTCGAACCATTGTACCGCTATACAAAAAAACTTGATTAA
- the coxB gene encoding cytochrome c oxidase subunit II: MRGWMGKFRTLALFGALTLILSGCGVDNLSALKPKGYGAELLLDLMMISIAIMIFVFVIVMAIYAFVLIRYREKKGQENIIPKQTEGNKALEVIWTVIPIILLLVLAVPTVQATFDLADQSSQEDESAMTIEVTGNQYWWHFNYPKEEIAISQEMYIPTGERVYLNLKSSDVIHSFWLPSIAGKMDTNPGENMNTMYLEAYEEGVYWGHCAELCGPSHSLMDFRVVAVSPDKFEQWKEDMQNVDPEATPETTSAQEGQELFNNNCMSCHAIGGSSAGVGPNLTNFGNREKIAGILEPSKENLVNWIVHPDEVKPGNNMPANLVSEEEAGKIADYLLQLKHSDVGNDIPTRNTDK; encoded by the coding sequence ATGAGAGGTTGGATGGGAAAATTCCGTACTCTGGCATTGTTCGGTGCTCTTACCTTAATCCTGTCGGGTTGTGGTGTAGATAATCTGAGTGCCTTGAAACCTAAGGGTTACGGAGCGGAATTATTATTAGATCTTATGATGATCAGCATTGCGATCATGATTTTTGTATTCGTTATCGTAATGGCCATTTATGCATTTGTTCTTATTCGTTATCGAGAGAAGAAAGGACAAGAGAACATTATTCCGAAGCAGACGGAAGGTAATAAAGCACTGGAAGTAATTTGGACAGTGATTCCAATTATTTTACTTCTTGTATTAGCTGTGCCTACCGTGCAAGCTACCTTCGATTTAGCAGATCAATCATCTCAAGAAGATGAAAGCGCTATGACGATCGAGGTTACAGGAAATCAGTACTGGTGGCACTTCAACTATCCAAAAGAGGAGATTGCCATAAGTCAGGAGATGTACATCCCTACAGGGGAACGCGTATACTTAAATCTTAAATCCAGTGACGTTATTCACTCTTTCTGGCTGCCTTCCATTGCCGGGAAAATGGATACAAACCCTGGTGAGAACATGAACACGATGTACTTAGAAGCATACGAAGAAGGAGTTTATTGGGGGCATTGTGCAGAACTTTGCGGTCCTTCCCACTCCTTAATGGACTTCCGGGTCGTGGCGGTCAGTCCTGATAAATTCGAACAATGGAAAGAAGACATGCAGAACGTAGATCCTGAAGCAACACCGGAGACTACTTCAGCTCAAGAGGGGCAGGAATTGTTCAATAATAACTGTATGAGCTGCCATGCGATTGGAGGATCCTCGGCCGGCGTAGGTCCAAACCTTACGAACTTTGGAAACCGCGAGAAAATTGCCGGTATATTAGAACCTTCCAAAGAGAATTTGGTGAATTGGATTGTTCACCCTGATGAAGTTAAGCCAGGCAATAACATGCCGGCAAACCTTGTATCAGAAGAGGAAGCCGGTAAAATTGCCGATTATTTACTTCAGCTTAAACATTCGGACGTAGGAAATGATATCCCTACTCGAAATACAGATAAGTAA
- a CDS encoding YlaN family protein, with protein MLSDVAVDHREKAYALLKEDADKILKLIKVQMDNLTMPQCPLYEEVLDTQMFGLSREIHFAVRLDLISEEEGKQILDNLEQQLNVLHEAAQRS; from the coding sequence ATGTTGTCTGATGTGGCTGTGGATCATCGTGAGAAAGCCTACGCCCTTCTAAAAGAAGACGCTGATAAGATTTTAAAATTAATAAAAGTACAGATGGACAATTTGACTATGCCTCAGTGTCCACTTTATGAGGAAGTTTTAGATACACAAATGTTCGGTTTATCACGCGAAATCCATTTCGCTGTCCGGTTGGATTTGATCAGCGAAGAGGAAGGTAAACAAATATTAGATAATTTGGAACAACAACTAAACGTCTTACATGAGGCTGCTCAAAGATCATGA
- a CDS encoding YhcN/YlaJ family sporulation lipoprotein has product MQERQGDSEFQYVSDSDPVNRKNMTSQQIARRLANLAVEVPDVHDATAIVLGNYVAVGVDVDKDLDRSRVGVIKYSVAEALKHDPYGKQALVIADADGVERLRGLGKKMSQGHPVEAVTDELSQIVARYMPEGPANDTPPTNPNQESIPKNENKKLNQIEKEQSREQ; this is encoded by the coding sequence TTGCAAGAAAGACAGGGTGATTCTGAATTTCAATATGTCAGCGATTCTGATCCCGTTAATCGGAAAAATATGACCAGTCAGCAAATTGCCCGCCGTCTGGCGAACCTCGCCGTTGAAGTCCCGGATGTTCATGATGCTACAGCCATCGTATTAGGCAATTATGTAGCCGTAGGAGTGGACGTAGACAAAGATTTAGATCGTTCCAGGGTGGGTGTTATAAAATACTCTGTCGCAGAAGCTCTTAAGCACGACCCTTACGGAAAACAAGCGCTTGTCATAGCTGACGCTGACGGGGTAGAACGCTTGCGCGGCCTTGGCAAGAAAATGTCCCAGGGGCATCCAGTGGAAGCGGTGACCGATGAACTTAGCCAGATCGTTGCTCGTTACATGCCGGAAGGTCCAGCCAATGACACACCGCCTACTAATCCTAACCAGGAGTCAATCCCTAAGAATGAAAATAAGAAACTGAATCAAATTGAAAAAGAACAATCCAGGGAACAGTGA
- the pyc gene encoding pyruvate carboxylase, which translates to MAELRKINKVLVANRGEIAIRVFRACTELNIRTVAVYSQEDTGSYHRYKADEAYLVGKGKKPIDAYLDIENIIEVAKNVGVDAIHPGYGFLSENIAFARRCEEEGLIFIGPTSEHLNMFGDKVKARDQAVQADIPVIPGSDGPVEDLEEIREFGDKNGYPLMIKAAMGGGGRGMRVVRSAETLSESYDRARSEARAAFGSDDVYVEKLIEEPKHIEVQIIGDHEGNIVHLYERDCSVQRRHQKVVEVAPSVSLDTQVREKICHAAVQLMDNVGYINAGTVEFLVTGDEFYFIEVNPRVQVEHTITEMITGVDIVQTQILIAEGHALHSSEVAIPHQDEIRTHGYAIQSRVTTEDPLNNFMPDTGKIMAYRTGGGFGVRLDAGNGFQGAVISPYYDSLLVKLSTWALNFDQAAHKMVRNLKEFRIRGIKTNIPFLENVIQHKQFLNGEYNTMFIDRSPELFVFPKRKDRGTKMLSYIADRTINGFEGYGNRKKPTFHNPRVPNLKYSESMPIGTKQILDERGPEGLAEWLKERPEVLLTDTTFRDAHQSLLATRVRTKDLENIAEPTARLLPQLFSLEMWGGATFDVSYRFLKEDPWERLLKLREQAPNVLFQMLLRSSNAVGYKNYPDNLIREFVEKSANAGIDVFRIFDSLNWVEGMKLTIDAVRQNNKVAEAAVCYTGDILDSTRPKYDLEYYKKVAKELQDAGAHILGIKDMAGLLKPEAAYQLISTLKETIDIPIHLHTHDTSGNGIFTYARAVEAGVDVVDVAAGPMAGLTSQPSANSLYYALEGSVRKPDVDIQSYEKLGHFWEDTRKYYADFESGMMAPHTEVYEHEMPGGQYSNLQQQAKAVGLSPRWDEVKKMYRRVNDMFGDIVKVTPSSKVVGDMALYMVQNGLNEDDVYERGDSLDFPDSVVEFFQGYLGQPYGGFPAELQRIVLKGREPLQVRPGELLDPVDFNNLKETLFHSLDRQVTSFDMISYALYPKVFMDYQKFTEQYGDMSVLDTPTFFYGMRLGEEIEVEIEQGKTLIVKMVSIGEAQVDGTRTVYFELNGQPREVVVRDENVKATVQQRPKADKSNTKHIGASMPGTVIKVISAQGENVKKGDHLMITEAMKMETTVQAPFDGVIKDIYVENNEAIHVGDLLIEFE; encoded by the coding sequence GTGGCAGAACTAAGAAAAATTAATAAAGTATTAGTAGCGAACCGCGGAGAGATTGCTATCCGAGTTTTTCGGGCATGTACCGAATTAAATATACGAACGGTAGCGGTTTATTCTCAAGAAGACACTGGCTCCTATCACCGCTATAAAGCGGATGAAGCCTATCTGGTCGGAAAAGGAAAAAAACCGATTGATGCCTATCTAGATATTGAAAACATTATCGAAGTTGCTAAAAACGTCGGAGTGGATGCGATTCACCCGGGGTATGGTTTTCTATCAGAAAATATTGCTTTCGCTCGCAGATGTGAGGAAGAAGGACTTATCTTTATCGGGCCGACAAGTGAACATTTAAACATGTTCGGTGACAAAGTAAAAGCAAGAGATCAGGCGGTGCAAGCAGACATACCTGTTATTCCTGGAAGCGATGGACCGGTGGAAGACTTGGAGGAAATTCGGGAATTTGGAGATAAAAATGGATACCCACTCATGATCAAAGCTGCTATGGGCGGCGGTGGACGAGGGATGAGAGTCGTACGAAGTGCTGAAACGTTATCAGAGTCCTATGACCGTGCTCGCTCTGAAGCAAGAGCAGCCTTTGGCAGTGATGACGTTTATGTAGAAAAACTAATAGAAGAACCAAAGCACATTGAAGTTCAGATTATCGGAGATCATGAAGGAAATATTGTCCATCTCTATGAAAGAGACTGCTCGGTGCAGCGCCGTCACCAGAAAGTGGTCGAAGTGGCACCCAGCGTTTCCTTGGATACACAGGTGCGAGAAAAGATCTGTCATGCTGCCGTTCAGCTTATGGATAACGTAGGGTACATTAATGCGGGAACCGTTGAATTTCTAGTAACGGGGGACGAATTTTATTTTATAGAAGTCAATCCAAGAGTCCAGGTAGAGCATACCATTACGGAAATGATTACGGGAGTCGACATCGTTCAGACTCAAATCCTGATAGCTGAGGGTCATGCTTTACATAGCTCAGAAGTAGCCATTCCTCATCAGGACGAAATCAGAACACATGGATATGCCATTCAGTCACGGGTTACGACCGAGGATCCGCTTAACAATTTCATGCCGGATACCGGGAAGATTATGGCGTACCGGACCGGAGGAGGCTTTGGTGTACGTCTCGATGCGGGAAATGGGTTTCAGGGTGCTGTCATCTCTCCTTACTACGATTCTCTGCTCGTTAAATTATCAACATGGGCACTTAATTTTGACCAGGCTGCACATAAAATGGTCCGTAATTTAAAAGAATTCAGGATTAGGGGCATCAAAACGAATATCCCTTTCCTGGAAAATGTGATTCAGCACAAGCAATTCTTGAACGGTGAATATAATACGATGTTTATCGACCGTTCTCCTGAATTATTTGTTTTTCCTAAACGAAAAGACCGCGGGACCAAGATGTTGTCCTATATAGCTGATCGAACCATCAATGGATTTGAGGGCTATGGAAACCGGAAGAAGCCCACCTTTCATAATCCAAGAGTACCAAATCTCAAATACTCTGAATCTATGCCGATAGGTACAAAGCAGATTCTGGATGAGAGAGGGCCGGAAGGTTTAGCAGAATGGCTGAAGGAACGTCCGGAAGTATTGTTAACGGATACCACTTTCCGGGATGCTCATCAGTCTCTTCTTGCAACAAGAGTCCGGACGAAAGATTTAGAGAATATCGCAGAACCAACTGCCCGGCTTCTTCCCCAGTTGTTTTCACTGGAAATGTGGGGCGGAGCTACGTTTGATGTATCCTACCGCTTTTTGAAGGAAGACCCATGGGAGCGATTGCTTAAATTAAGAGAACAGGCACCTAATGTCCTTTTCCAAATGCTGCTGCGTTCTTCCAATGCTGTTGGTTACAAAAATTATCCGGATAATCTGATCCGTGAATTTGTTGAAAAAAGTGCCAATGCAGGTATTGATGTGTTTCGTATATTCGATAGTCTTAACTGGGTGGAAGGCATGAAGCTGACCATTGATGCTGTGCGTCAGAACAATAAGGTTGCAGAAGCTGCTGTCTGCTATACCGGGGATATTCTCGATTCCACAAGACCTAAATATGATCTGGAATATTACAAGAAAGTAGCGAAAGAGTTACAGGATGCGGGCGCGCATATTTTAGGGATCAAAGATATGGCAGGACTTTTAAAACCTGAAGCTGCTTACCAGCTAATCTCCACTCTTAAAGAAACCATTGACATCCCGATTCATTTGCATACACACGATACAAGCGGTAACGGAATCTTCACCTATGCTAGAGCCGTAGAAGCAGGAGTAGATGTGGTGGATGTAGCTGCAGGACCGATGGCAGGTTTAACTTCTCAGCCAAGTGCAAACAGCCTGTACTATGCGCTTGAAGGAAGTGTAAGAAAGCCTGACGTTGATATCCAGTCTTATGAGAAGCTTGGGCACTTCTGGGAGGATACGAGAAAGTATTATGCTGATTTTGAAAGTGGCATGATGGCCCCTCATACAGAGGTGTATGAACACGAAATGCCGGGCGGACAGTATAGTAACCTTCAACAGCAGGCTAAAGCAGTAGGGTTAAGTCCCCGCTGGGATGAAGTGAAAAAAATGTACCGCCGTGTGAATGACATGTTCGGTGATATTGTAAAAGTGACGCCTTCTTCAAAAGTCGTGGGAGACATGGCGCTTTACATGGTTCAAAACGGGTTAAATGAAGATGATGTATATGAACGTGGTGATTCTCTTGATTTTCCAGATAGTGTAGTGGAATTTTTCCAAGGTTATCTTGGACAGCCTTACGGAGGATTTCCTGCAGAGTTGCAGCGCATTGTTCTTAAGGGCAGAGAGCCCCTTCAGGTTCGACCGGGAGAACTCCTGGACCCTGTAGATTTCAATAACCTGAAAGAGACTTTATTTCATTCACTGGATCGTCAAGTGACAAGTTTTGATATGATCAGCTATGCCCTTTATCCAAAAGTTTTCATGGATTATCAAAAATTCACAGAGCAGTATGGAGATATGTCCGTATTGGATACGCCGACGTTTTTCTATGGAATGCGCCTCGGTGAAGAAATAGAAGTGGAAATTGAACAAGGAAAAACGCTGATTGTAAAAATGGTTTCAATAGGTGAAGCGCAAGTAGATGGGACAAGAACCGTTTATTTTGAGTTGAATGGTCAACCGCGTGAAGTAGTGGTGCGTGACGAAAATGTTAAAGCCACTGTTCAACAGCGTCCTAAAGCAGATAAATCAAATACAAAGCATATCGGCGCCAGTATGCCGGGGACGGTTATTAAAGTAATTTCCGCTCAAGGTGAAAATGTGAAAAAAGGCGACCACCTGATGATTACGGAAGCCATGAAAATGGAGACGACCGTCCAGGCTCCATTTGATGGTGTAATTAAGGATATTTACGTGGAGAATAATGAAGCAATTCATGTTGGAGACCTATTGATCGAATTTGAGTAA
- the cyoE gene encoding heme o synthase, with the protein MDNPRTVESASTDMIGQTPVRESSMLADIKSLIKVGIINSNLITTFAGFWLALHFTGSSFIDHWVTFLLTMAGTALVIAGGCIINNWYDRDIDPIMSRTKNRPTVTGTMSLSLIKGLGISTSLLGVVVLLFTTVEAAIFGAFGWFVYVVLYTMWSKRRYTINTVIGSFSGAVPPLIGWAAIDPGLQLEAIILFLIMFIWQTPHFLALAMKKKEDYKAAGIPMLPVVHGFEMTKRQIVIYVACLLPLPIYLASLGSIFLVIAFTLSAGWLVLGIYGFFMKDDYKWATWMFVYSLNYLTIMFLMMVVVTLPFPF; encoded by the coding sequence ATGGACAACCCTAGAACAGTCGAATCCGCTTCTACAGACATGATTGGGCAGACACCTGTCCGTGAATCTTCAATGTTAGCTGATATAAAGAGTCTGATTAAAGTAGGTATCATCAATTCCAATTTAATAACAACATTTGCAGGATTCTGGCTTGCTTTGCATTTTACAGGATCTTCTTTTATAGACCACTGGGTCACTTTCTTGTTGACCATGGCCGGTACCGCTTTAGTGATAGCGGGCGGCTGTATTATTAACAATTGGTATGATAGAGATATCGATCCGATTATGTCGCGGACAAAGAATCGTCCGACCGTGACCGGAACAATGTCATTATCTCTCATTAAAGGACTCGGAATCAGCACCTCTCTTCTTGGGGTTGTGGTTCTGTTATTTACCACGGTAGAAGCCGCGATCTTTGGAGCGTTTGGATGGTTTGTTTACGTCGTACTCTATACGATGTGGTCTAAGAGACGGTACACCATTAATACGGTGATTGGAAGTTTCTCAGGTGCTGTACCTCCATTAATCGGCTGGGCAGCTATCGATCCTGGACTTCAGCTTGAAGCGATTATCTTGTTCCTAATCATGTTTATATGGCAGACGCCTCATTTCCTGGCATTAGCGATGAAGAAAAAGGAAGACTATAAAGCAGCTGGTATTCCTATGCTACCTGTCGTACATGGTTTTGAAATGACGAAGCGTCAAATCGTGATTTATGTAGCGTGTCTACTTCCGCTGCCGATTTATCTGGCTTCTTTAGGCAGCATCTTTTTAGTTATTGCCTTCACGTTGTCAGCCGGCTGGCTGGTGCTTGGCATCTACGGGTTCTTTATGAAAGATGATTACAAGTGGGCTACATGGATGTTTGTTTATTCTTTGAACTATTTGACAATCATGTTCTTAATGATGGTTGTAGTTACACTGCCGTTTCCTTTTTAA
- a CDS encoding DUF5325 family protein encodes MNLLKNFQMNMGVLAFFVILSFISVGFAIGQENFWLAGFFFLLGFIIMSFGLRLKRKLNA; translated from the coding sequence GTGAACTTGTTGAAGAACTTTCAAATGAACATGGGTGTATTAGCCTTCTTCGTCATACTATCATTTATTTCTGTAGGCTTTGCCATTGGCCAGGAAAATTTCTGGCTCGCCGGCTTCTTTTTTTTACTCGGTTTTATCATTATGAGTTTTGGATTACGATTAAAAAGAAAACTGAATGCATAA
- a CDS encoding YlaI family protein, which translates to MRVQCVICDNIEKIDSYCLQAKRLRNRRIHTYMCQTCHDRIEENTKKRLATGQFRFNRERKKEHHLP; encoded by the coding sequence GTGCGTGTACAGTGCGTTATTTGCGACAACATTGAGAAAATTGACAGTTACTGTCTGCAAGCCAAACGATTGAGAAACAGACGGATTCACACTTATATGTGCCAGACCTGCCACGACCGTATTGAAGAAAACACAAAAAAACGGCTGGCTACCGGTCAATTCCGCTTCAATCGTGAAAGAAAAAAAGAACATCATCTTCCATAG
- the glsA gene encoding glutaminase A: MNKEITTEILEEWLENVRPYAYDGQVADYIPALSRQNPEELAVAIHYIDGSSIHAGEIEATFTLQSITKVISLALALMDNGEDYVFDHVGMEPTGDPFHSIYRLEQLPSKPLNPMINAGALSVTHMIHGDTPDEKVGRLLSFVHEMTDDHTIGYNEEVAASEFETAFLNRSLLFYMKQHQIVTGSVEETLDAYTKQCAIEVNVPQLARIGALFANEGRDLDSGRQIIPKHFARICKTFMVTCGMYDASGSFAIKVGMPAKSGVSGSVVASLNGFGGIAVYGPSLDEKGNSVVGLRLLELLSNRYDLSIF; the protein is encoded by the coding sequence ATGAATAAAGAAATCACCACAGAAATTCTTGAAGAATGGTTAGAGAACGTCAGGCCGTATGCCTATGATGGGCAGGTGGCTGATTATATTCCTGCATTGTCCAGACAGAATCCAGAAGAACTGGCTGTTGCCATTCATTATATAGATGGAAGTTCTATCCATGCTGGGGAGATTGAGGCAACTTTCACCCTGCAAAGTATTACGAAGGTCATCTCACTGGCTTTAGCATTAATGGATAATGGCGAAGACTATGTATTTGATCATGTCGGGATGGAGCCGACAGGCGATCCGTTCCATTCGATATATCGATTAGAGCAGCTCCCTTCCAAGCCTTTAAATCCTATGATCAACGCTGGAGCTCTTTCAGTTACACACATGATTCACGGTGATACTCCGGATGAAAAGGTGGGGCGTCTTCTCAGTTTTGTCCATGAAATGACGGACGATCATACAATCGGATATAACGAAGAGGTAGCAGCCTCTGAGTTTGAAACAGCCTTCTTAAATCGTTCTCTCCTTTTCTATATGAAGCAGCATCAGATTGTTACAGGCAGCGTAGAAGAAACGCTCGATGCTTATACAAAACAGTGTGCAATCGAAGTGAATGTTCCTCAGCTTGCAAGGATTGGCGCTCTATTTGCCAATGAAGGAAGAGATTTAGACTCCGGCCGTCAGATCATTCCTAAACACTTTGCACGGATCTGTAAAACGTTTATGGTTACTTGTGGTATGTACGATGCATCTGGATCATTTGCGATTAAAGTGGGGATGCCTGCTAAAAGTGGTGTGTCCGGATCGGTGGTGGCTTCTCTTAACGGATTCGGCGGGATTGCTGTTTATGGTCCAAGCCTTGACGAGAAGGGGAATAGTGTCGTAGGGCTCAGACTTTTGGAACTATTGTCGAATCGTTATGATCTGTCAATTTTTTAA